Within the Nicotiana tabacum cultivar K326 chromosome 11, ASM71507v2, whole genome shotgun sequence genome, the region GTAGCAAAGATTAGAACACAAGATGGTGATTTTCCAACAGGTTGGAATATTGCAACATCTGGCTGTTGGTCTATGCTAAAGGGTGGTTTTAATGGAAATTTTTCTGGCCCTGCTGAGCTATATTTTGAGGTTAATTTATTTGGAATTGAAATTTTTTATGCCTTACATTTCCAACTTTGTTAATATAAGTTCTTTTGACgactaaaaaaaaaactttgttAATTCTATTTAGTACTAAATGATTAAATGTTTTTTACCATTGAGGTCATGgtttcgagccgtggaaacagcctcttacagaaatgcaggataaggctgcgtacaatagaccttaGTGGTCCGACCCTTCCACAGACCCCACACATAGCGGGCTTAGTGCACCAGGCTACCCTTTTATTTTGCCTTGTTATAATttgttcctttcttcttcttttttggttgACATTGACATACATGGTTTTATTTTCAGAGCAAGGAAATTAGTTTAGTTGAATTATGGGTAGATAGCATCTCCATAAGGCCATTCACCAAGTTAGAGTGGAAATCCCATCAAAATCAAAACATTTAAAAGGTGAATAAAAGAACAATTTTTCTAAATATATGTCACTAGACTTTGAACtcttgttatcaaaatataattattttaattgGGATTTGAAATGAAATATGCAGACTAGAAAGAGTAAGGTGAAATTACAGGCTGTTGATTCTCGGAGCCAACCACTAGCAAATGCTACAATCTCTATCAAACAGATAAATTCTGCATTTTCAATTGGCAATGCTATAAGCCCTCACATATTAACCAATGTAGGCTATCAAGAATGGTACAATTCCAGTTTCAAGCTAACAGTTTTCGAAAACGAAATGAAGTGGTGGTTTACTGAGCCAATTCAGGGCAAAGTAGACTACCATTTGGCCGATGGCATGCTTCAATATGTCAAGAATTATAGCATGTTAGTCCGCGGACACAACATAGTTTGGGAAAATAAAGATCAGTTACCATCTTGGGCGAAAACGTTGTCACCTCCCGTTTTATCAGCTGCAGTTGAAAGGAGATTTTACTCGTTAGTGCCAAGATATCAAGGCCAAATGATGCATTGGGATGTTGACAATGAAAAcatccatttttcatatttggAAAGTCAGTTAGGCGAAAACGCCACGGCTTATTTTTACAAGAAGGCTCATGATATGGATAGCAATGCTATTTTGTTCTTGAATGAGTATGGTACTATTGAAAATCCTGATGATATGGTTGCAAATCCAGTAAATTACTTAGCCAAGATTCAGGAAATTAGATCAATGGGGTATAATGGACCTCTTGGAATTGGACTTCAAGGTCATTTTGATACTCCAAATATACCTTATATTAGAAGTGCACTTGATATTCTTGCAACTGCAGATTTGCCTATATGGATTACAGAATTAGATGTTTCAAGCAGACCCCTTCAGGTAAACCTAGCCCTCACTTAACTTGTGATGATTTATTTTATAGTTCAAGTTATCGAATCAAACTTACTATATATATAGACacgtagttgttattgtaggtcACTTGTGATTACTtactttatttttcaaattatcaaattagacTTACCATAGACACGTAGTTGTAATTGTAGGTCACTTAACCtgtattatttactttatttttcaagttatCAAATCAGACTTACTATAGACACGTAtatagttgttattgtagatcACTTAACTTGTGactatttactttatttttcaagttatCAAATCAGACTTAGTATAAACACGTTGTTGTTATGGTAGGTTATTTAACTTGtgattattcctttatttttcaaGTTATCAAATCAGACTTACTATAACCACATATATGTATTGTAGGTCAATTTAATTGATGGCATAAAATGTATACATTATCTGTACATGCATAAAAGTTAAacttgtcattattattatttatttatttttggatttttggagtgCAGGCAGAGTATTTGAATGACATAATGTGGGAACTTCATGCACATCCAGCAGTAAGTGGAATAATAATTTGGTCACCATGGCAACCACAAGGATGTTATAAAATGTGTTTAACTGATAATGATTTCAAGAATTTGCCAACTGGGGATGTTGTGGACAATTTTATGAGACAATTAAGTCATCAGGGCTTAATTGGGACTACTAATGATAATGGTTACTTTTGAGACTTCATTATATCATGGAGATTATGAAGTAATAATCAAACATCCAACTACAAGAGATCAGTCCTTTACTCATAGTTTTAATGTAGCAAAAAGCCAGAAAAGTAGTACCCTAGTGAAATTATCTGCTTAGGAAATCAGTCCTTCTCTTAATTCTATTTGATTAATAAAAATTTCGCTTCATTTTCAAATAGGCTTGTTTCATAAttttgcttaatttattttatttctgttacttagcAGATCGCTTGTGTAAAATTTTCGAGAATGGTAACACATTTATTTAAATGACATCATTGGAAAGACGAAATGAATAGTAATTTGATTGTTAAAAagaaagaataatttcttttatatcAAAAGTTTCACAGAAAACAAACTATTCCCGTATAAATCTGATATTCATTAATTACATAAACAGAAAAGAATACACAGCACGAATTACTGTTTCTTTGAATCAGAAATAACGGTACTACACATATATACATGCATGCAATCatgcatatatacataatatatacaACCATTTCAACTCGAAACATTATAGTATTATGATTACGAAAAGCAAGCCTTAACCAAGTAAAGTTTCTCTCTTTTACAAAAAAGAGAGTAAAGTTTCTCTTTTTTTACAATATTTAAATAACCGATGAAAAGGTAACAAATGAAAAGGCATGGAATGGGCTGGCTACCATATAACTTTGTGCTATTTTCATTTCCTTCCTCTGAACTTTTTGTATGGTATTATTATATCTATAGAGTAATGTTCTGAGTATAGATATGGTATAGAACTTTTATACTATCAGGTTAAGTGAACCTATAATAATAGGTAACTTTTCATATCAAGCGTGATCTTAATATCCTTAAAATATAGAATTATAATAACTTGGTAAAATCAGCTAAATTGCATTATTGATGCAAAAATTTTTTACACTGtcagtgtatataacttaaactcgAAATTAGAAACAAAACTTAAGAAGCAAGAACACAACCATGCAGTTGTGCTTAAATACTCTCAGTCACCACAGAAAGAcatctctctctcacacacactcTTTATTCTCAATTTCAAACATGGCCAAAAAACTCCATTTTCTTCTTACTCTCATAGccatttccctttctttcttctttcatgTAATCTCCTCAGATTCTTCAATCGATTCTTTCGTCTACGGTGGCTGTTCACAAATAAAATACACACCAAACTCACCTTACGAATCAAATCTCAACTCCCTTCTCACATCCTTTATTAACTCAGCTACTTACTCATCTTACAACAAATTTAGTATCATGGGATCAACAAAACAAGACATATTATACGGCGCATACCAATGTCGCGGCGATTTATCGATGCCAGATTGTGCTACTTGTGTAGCCAAAGCAGTGAGCCAAGTTGATAAACTTTGTTCACAAAACTGTGGTGGAGCTTTACAATTACAAGGGTGTTTTGTAAAGTATGATAATACTTCATTTCTTGGTGTTGAGGACAAGACTTGTGTGTTGAACAAATGTGGGCCGTCTAATAATGGGCTTGATGAGGATTCTATGGGCCGTGTTTTGACAAGTTTAAATGGGGCTGGTGGGCTTTATAGAGTTGGTGGGTCATTAGATGTACATGGTGTGGCCCAATGTGTTGGTGATTTGAGTAATGGCCAATGTCAAGATTGTTTGTCAGAAGCAATCGGGCGGCTGAAAAGTGAGTGTAGTGGAGCAGCGTATGGGGATATGTTCTTGGGGAAATGTTATGCTAGGTTTACTACTAGTGGAGCTCATTTTGATGCCAAATCTAATCATGGTAAGCAAAATTTCTAGAGATTTAATTTACACACGCCTATTGTAAAATCTTTATATTATcagtataataaaaaaaaagacaatcCGATTGGACAAAACATTCTGCATTCATGTAGAATCGGGGGAGGGACGCACCTCAAGAGGTATTGATGTAGATAGTTTAccataatgcaagcattagtagCTGCTTCCACAGCTCAGAATCTATGACCTATATACATTGTCAATAATTCTTTTAACACTATAAGTTTAATATATAGCTATTATAATAgattatttactttgttttctgAATCACCAAATTAGATTCATTATAGGTAGTTACTTATTTTCATAAGTCATTTCAATCTAACAATGTCGAAATAATTTATATTGTTAGTGAATAAAAGTTAAATACTTTTTTAAGACTTGTGTTGTATGTTATGTTCTCTCTTAAGGGATCGAGTGATTCATACTCTTAAGAGTGATTTGAATCTTTTACCTATAGAGAATAAGCGAATTAATGGGCTTATCGCAAAATTATTTTATACGTTAAATACATTGTACAACAATGTGTTGATTTTTATACATTTCATAGCAATGAAATATATGTAACTTTTCAAGAGAAATCGATATATAATTCAATATGCAAGATTCATATCAATTGATTATTCAACCTGTTTTTTGGATTTCGCATGTCTAAATTACTAAGTTATAACTAGAACAGAATGGGAGGATTTCTGGTTTTACAATGCTGATATATATGATATGAATTACAGAGATTCAAATTATTGTCCCATTACGTGAATATATGTAGATCTACTATATAATCTCTGTGCCATTTTATTCATCGCAGGTTCTCATTTTGAGAATGAGAAGACATTTGCACTTATAATTGGATTATTAGCTGGGGTTGCTCTTCTCATCTTTTTCTTAACTTTCATAAGAAGAATATTTGGACGAAATGGTAAGAActcactttttctttctttttcctttctttttattttcccttttgatTGTTTTAATATTTTCCCTTTAAAATTTCTAAAAGAGATGGTAACAACTTTTCAGTTTTTACCTTTCACCTTTtgccatttttcctttttttttcttcttcttcttttagatCCTTTTTAAATTCATATACAAGTGTTTTTACTGTCATTTACGTATTGACTTTAACTGATTCCTTTTTCTGTTTTTAACTTTTTGCAGGTAAATAAAGAATACGTACATGATCAACGTCAAATTgcattctttttgttttctttatttttatgttgtcTTTTTTAAAAAAGAGGATTAATGCATAGGCTTAACTGAAATGGAGATTATGAAGTAAAGAGGAAGTGAAGGGAAGTGTACCATAAAAGTGAAAAGAGAAAAAGGCTAAGATTCCGCTCTTAACTTAATTGCCTCGCAAAGAAATTGCATATGCTTTTGTGAACTTGTATTTTGATATGTTTTCATGTTATGCACTTTTATTATAATGAAattcttttgttttattatttcagCAATAACATGAACGAACTAgttttttcattattttgattCACGATTGTGTCCGTTCCGATGAGTTCCTCAAAAGTAATTACACTAATCATCAATATATCCATAGAAAAAGGCCAATAATAAcaattaacaaacaaaaataaaatccaattaGACCTAAAGGTGAAGGATCATTAAAAAACATAATTAGAGCTAAAGAAATCAAGTACATTTTACTAGGGGTGTTCGTCGATCGGTATGGTACGatatttagatatttcggttcggtattcggtttcttaaaataCTATACCAATATCATATCTAAttaaatttgatatggtttgcCTTTTTTCCGTCTAGTTTTAAATTATTTGGTCTGGTAACTTTAGTTTATTCAGCTCGAATATTAACTAGTACTGCATAAAGCCATAGATTATAACATTCTTAAGTAAGGTACTCACAAAtacgaaaataaaaatattataattatataatGAAAATAAAGATGAACTAAAAAAATGCCAACCCTAAACGGGAGAAAGGTTGAAATGTAAGTAggcaacaaaaaagaagaagggaaaaGGCAAGTATAGTAAGAAAAAATGTggtaaatttaaagaaaactataaaAATAACGAAAAGCAAAGTTTAGAACAttaatatttatgttataatcaaTAATATGTGTATTACATAATTTAGTATATATTTCGTTACGGTATCAGTATTtcggtatttttatttttaaatatcaaatactgtaccatataccaatatttcaaaaaatttaaatcaAATATCAATATAttgaataccaaataccaaattTTTTGATTTAGGTATGATAACTCGATATTTACCAAAATATGCACCACCCTACATTTTActctcaaaattaaaataataatggaCACAAGGGTTatcttttttcccttttgttaCACTGTACGTTTAAGACTTTAAGTCCCCCTTTTATCCTATTGATTCAGCAAGCTGGTTCTTTACATTTTAGCAATGAGTTAATCAAATTTGCATAACATGTATCGTACTATATTCAAAAGGCTTGAATTCCAATACGTTAACATCTAAAAATGGAGGAGGTAAATATAATTGGTAGTCCCGTAAAAATATTAACATGTTATCGCAGGTTAAAAATACTTAAAATTGctggaaaaaaaataaattacacTGTAAGTTTATATTACTCAAATTTATTAACATTCTGGTAGAGTTATGTTCAATCCACGATATCacaattttatttattacaaAATAAAGTGCTTTTTACCATACTTTTTCTTCATAACAAAACAGTACACTCCAAAAGAAAATTAGGAGTACATCATTGGAGTGTCATATTGCCTTTTTATGTTTTACCAATACGAC harbors:
- the LOC107767315 gene encoding endo-1,4-beta-xylanase 4-like, with the protein product MKWWFTEPIQGKVDYHLADGMLQYVKNYSMLVRGHNIVWENKDQLPSWAKTLSPPVLSAAVERRFYSLVPRYQGQMMHWDVDNENIHFSYLESQLGENATAYFYKKAHDMDSNAILFLNEYGTIENPDDMVANPVNYLAKIQEIRSMGYNGPLGIGLQGHFDTPNIPYIRSALDILATADLPIWITELDVSSRPLQAEYLNDIMWELHAHPAVSGIIIWSPWQPQGCYKMCLTDNDFKNLPTGDVVDNFMRQLSHQGLIGTTNDNGYF
- the LOC107767314 gene encoding plasmodesmata-located protein 7-like translates to MAKKLHFLLTLIAISLSFFFHVISSDSSIDSFVYGGCSQIKYTPNSPYESNLNSLLTSFINSATYSSYNKFSIMGSTKQDILYGAYQCRGDLSMPDCATCVAKAVSQVDKLCSQNCGGALQLQGCFVKYDNTSFLGVEDKTCVLNKCGPSNNGLDEDSMGRVLTSLNGAGGLYRVGGSLDVHGVAQCVGDLSNGQCQDCLSEAIGRLKSECSGAAYGDMFLGKCYARFTTSGAHFDAKSNHGSHFENEKTFALIIGLLAGVALLIFFLTFIRRIFGRNGK